The sequence below is a genomic window from Mycobacterium sp. ITM-2016-00316.
CATCGTGCGCTCGGTCGCCAATGCCCATGGAGGGCACGTGCGAGCCTCGTCGCGCCCCGACGGTGGGCTGATCGTGCAGGTCACGCTACCGCTCGCCTCGTGACCGACTCCAGACGCGGATCTGCCGCTGTGGGAATGTCCGAGTTCCCACAGCGGCAGATCCTCTCGCCCCCTCCCGAGTCTTAGCGGTCACCGCCCGAGGGTGACCCGGCAGAGGCGCGCTGGCGGGTGGGCGCGGACCCGCCCTGGCCGCTTTCGCTGTTGGCCCGCGCCGCGACGCGCGGTCCCCGCGGTGTCCGCGTGCTCAGCGTCTGGCGCGCCTTCAGGTTGGGCACCGCGACCTTCCGGACCTCGGGGCCCACGGTGTCCGCGCTCTCCGCGACCGCGAGGTCGTGGTTGCCGGCCAGGGGCTTATCGGTTGCCTCGGATCCTTCGGTGACCGTGTCGTTCACCGTCTCGGTGGATTCCGTGGATTCCTCGGCCGGTGCGGTCACCGTCTCCTCGGAGTCGGTCACCTCCCCGACCGGGGCCTCCTCGGTGACCGGCAGCTCCTCGGTGACCGGCACCTCGACGACGGGCAGCTCCTCGGCGACCGGCGCCTCGGCGACCGGCAGCTCCTCGGTGACCGCTTCCCCGCCGGTGGCCTGCTGAACCTGCTGCACCGATTGCACTGCCTCAGAGCCGGTTTCGACAGCCTCGCCGGGTTCGGTCACGACTTCCTCGACGCCTTCGGCACTCTCGACAGGCTCCTGCAGCCCCTCGACCCCGGCGCTCGCGGTCCTGGCGCTCAGCGCCGTGGTCTTCGCCGTCGTCGGCTTCTTGCCGAACAGGCCGCCGAGCAGGTTGGAGAAGATGGAACCGAAGGCGGTGAACAGGTTCGGGAACACGTTGAACATTCCGCTGAAGGCCTGCGAGATCGCCTTGAAGAAGGCCGCCACCGGGTTGGTCGGGGGCGCTCCCGCTCCCGGGCCCGGGTTCGTGCCCGGGTCGGTGCCGGGGTCGGTCGGCGGCTTGGTCAGGAAGGCGATGAGCTCCTTGATGACCTGGCCCACCGGCTTCATGGTGCCGTCCGGCCGGAAGATGCCGAGGTTGGCCTCATCGTTGTTGGTGGGCGGATTCAGCCAGTCCTTGATGGTGTACAGGAAGATCGGGCCGGCACCCTGCATGGTCTGCCAGAACTCGATGAGGTCACGGACGAACGCGGCCTGGGTGGCCTCGGACACCTTGTTGGTCGGCAGGCCGTACTCGGTGATCCAGATCTTGACCTGCTCCTGGCCTTCCTCGAGGAAGGAGTCCATCATTTCGCGGATCTTGTTCAGCTGGTAGAGCGGCATGCCCTCTTTCCACGCCAGGTCCTCGCCGACGGAGAACTTCCATTCGAAGTTGTAGGGATGGAAGGACAGCGCGTCGAAGTAGCCGTGGGCGCCGGCTTCGTACATCTGACGGACGAAGTCCACCGGATTCATCGTCAGGCCGGGCCAGGTCTTACCCGCACCGACAACGCCGCCGATGACGGTGATATCGCTGCCGATCTGCGCCGCGGCCTGCTTGAGCGCCGTGTAGGTCTTCTTCAGCATTTCCGTGTACGCGGCCGGGTCGAGGGTGTTCCAGAACTGGATGGAGTTGGGTTCGTTCCACACCTCGTAG
It includes:
- a CDS encoding cellulase family glycosylhydrolase — its product is MPLTKQRSYNVMQVAQIDEAPSTIGIADSELYLSASLEEINARLDLMQSLGVTNVRIMVPWAGVQPLHPDTPFGLGAPRWDQLDKVVNAAAERGMGILGVLNSTPMWATNSTPINGQPTNFDRFAAFAKSVALRYGDKISAYEVWNEPNSIQFWNTLDPAAYTEMLKKTYTALKQAAAQIGSDITVIGGVVGAGKTWPGLTMNPVDFVRQMYEAGAHGYFDALSFHPYNFEWKFSVGEDLAWKEGMPLYQLNKIREMMDSFLEEGQEQVKIWITEYGLPTNKVSEATQAAFVRDLIEFWQTMQGAGPIFLYTIKDWLNPPTNNDEANLGIFRPDGTMKPVGQVIKELIAFLTKPPTDPGTDPGTNPGPGAGAPPTNPVAAFFKAISQAFSGMFNVFPNLFTAFGSIFSNLLGGLFGKKPTTAKTTALSARTASAGVEGLQEPVESAEGVEEVVTEPGEAVETGSEAVQSVQQVQQATGGEAVTEELPVAEAPVAEELPVVEVPVTEELPVTEEAPVGEVTDSEETVTAPAEESTESTETVNDTVTEGSEATDKPLAGNHDLAVAESADTVGPEVRKVAVPNLKARQTLSTRTPRGPRVAARANSESGQGGSAPTRQRASAGSPSGGDR